The uncultured Trichococcus sp. DNA segment CCTGACATTCAGATCCCTCTTCTCATCTATTAATTTACTCAATCATTTTATCAAAAGTAACCGCTTATGGCAATTCACTTTCTGCCTTTTCTGACCGTCAGGAAGAACCAACCGGCGATTATCGCCAAAATTGCCCCTGCGCTGGCCAAAATCACGTCTTCCTTCATCGCAAATGCCGGGGACACCAGCGATTGATGAAATTCATCCGCAGCCGCGTAACTGACGGAAAGCAGCAGCGCCACACCGATAGGAGTTACCGCGTCCCGCATCTTCCCAGAAAGCCCGCCATACCAAAGGTAAGCCAGGATGAAATAGGAAAGGAACAACCATATCTTGCTGCCGAAGAATCCCAAAAATCCGAAATAACCCAACGATTCCATACTGATCACCTGCTCCCCGTATCGGAAGGTGAACGTTGCGAATAAACCGGAGAGCGGTTGCGCCTGCAAAAGGTTCGCGATGATATTCGGCAAAGCATAAAAATTTATTTCGAAAGTGGCCCGGTAATACAGATAACCCATGATCAGAACCGCACCCACCAGATATGAATTGCTTTTTTGTTCTCTTTGCATGTAGTTTTTTCCTTTCCAGATGTGAATTCTTTTATTAATTTTTGTTGGAAATTGTTATAATGCATTTATGGCATTAAGCTAGTCAATTCAGATTGAGAGGATGAACAATATGAAATATAGCCTAACCTGGGATTTGGACTCGTTTTTCGAAGGCGGAAGCTCTTCGCCTGCCTTGCAAGAAAAGATACAGTCCATCCAAGACGGATTGAAGGATTTTGAACAAACAGCAAACGCTTGGGACCCCGAACACGATAAGCCGGAATATCCTATTTTTCAGGATTTGCTTCATTTTGAGGAGCTGTACGCAAAAGCTTTGATGCAATGCAACAGCTTCATCACGGGTGTCCAATCGGCCGATGTCTCGGATTTGAATGCAAGCGCAATCCATGCGCGAATAATTCAATTGTACAGCAAATTAACGATTATTCAAACGACTCTGAAGAAAAAAATAACCGCCATCAAGGAAAACGATTGGGCGCTGTTGGTGGAAATGCCTGCTTTTTCACCGCTCGCATTCGCCCTGTCGGAATGGCGCCAACAGGGGAGCCGCCTCTTGTCCGACAAGGAAGAGGCCTTGTTGGCGACTTTGCGCGTCGATGGTTTCAACGGTTGGAGCGCGCACTATGACACGCTCGTATCCTTCGTCAAGATCCCGTTTGAGGAGGCTGACGGCACTTCGAGCGAACTCTCCGCCGGCCAAGCGATGAATCGGATGTATGCCGATCCCGATCCGAACGTGCGCAAAAAAATATTCGTCGAATGGGAAAAAGCCTGGGGATCCCTTGCGCCTGCATTCGCCGATACGCTGAACCACTTGCAAGGTTTCCGCTTGGCGGATTTTGAGGCGCATCAGGATGAGGATTTCTTGGTGGAACCTTTACGGTACAACCGCATCAAACGCGAAACGCTGGATACGATGTGGCAGGCCATCAGTGCGAATAAACAGCCTTTCCTTTCGTTTTTGGACCGCAAAGCCGCTCTGATGGGCAAGGATAAGTTGGCTTGGTATGATGTCGATGCCCCGGTATCGCTCGGCACTTTCCAATCAAAAACCTTCAGCTTCGACGAAGCGGTCGATTACATCATCGAACACTTCGCCTCCTTCGGTCCCAAACTAGCAGATTTTTCCCTGGATGCCGTCAAGAACCGCTGGATAGAAGCCGAAAACCGATCCGGGAAAAGGCCTGGCGGCTATTGCGAAGATTATCCGGAATCGAAAGAGTCGCGCATTTTCATGACCTTTACGGGTTCAGCCAGCGATATGAGCACATTGGCCCATGAATTGGGCCATGCCTTCCATTCCCACGTAATGCGCGATTTGCCCGATCTGAATACGCGTTACGCCATGAACGTCGCCGAAACGGCATCGACTTTTGCGGAGACCATCATCAGCGCAGCTACAGTCAGGGAAGCAAGCAGCGATGAAGAAAAAATTTCCCTGCTCAATACGAAGCTCGAAAATGCAACGGCCATGTTCCTGAATATCCATGCCCGTTACCTTTTCGAAAAGTCCTTCTACACCGAAAGGATGAACGGTTTTGTCACTGCAGAACGGCTTTCCGGAATGATGGAAGCTGCCCAAAAAGAGGCTTACCAGGAATCCTTGAGTGACTACCACCCCCTATTCTGGGCGAGCAAGCTGCACTTTTTCATCGATGATGTGCCTTTCTATAACTTCCCTTACACATTTGGTTTCCTGTTCAGTCTGGGGATTTATGCGCAATCGCTGCAGCAGAGCGATAATTTTGAAGAAACCTACATTTCGCTGCTGCGGGATACCGGTTCGATGACGACAGAAGACCTCGTGATGAAGCATCTTGGTGCCGATATCACACAGCCGGACTTCTGGAGCCAAGGCTTGAAGATCATGGCGGAAGACGTGGAAGAATTCCTGCGTTTGACCGAAAAATATATTTGAAGACAGAACAAACCCCCACGACCGATGCAGGTCGCAGGGGTTTGTTCTGTTCAAGATGCTGCCGGTGCATACACTTTGATGAAGGAAGGCAGTATCTCGATCTCAAGCGGAAATGCCGGCCCTTTGTCGCCGTCGACATTGGTGATCAGTTTTTCTCCATCCGCAACGGCGATTGTGGCGTGCTTGAAGGATTTGTAGATGACAGTATCCGAAGTCTTGATTTCGCCTCTGATGAGCTGCGGCAAGAGTTTCAACGAATCAAGCAGATTGAACTCCTTGAACACGACCATCCGCATCTTGCCGTCATCGACTTTTGCTTGGGGCATAAAACTTTCGAAGCTGGCGATCGAATTCGTCAGCGCAATCAGAATGAGGGGCGATCCCTGTGTAAAAGCCTCTCCATCCACCGTAAAGCGGAATCGATGCAGCTCCTGGCTCGCTAGCGCCTTCCCGCCTTCAATGAAATACGCCAAAGGACCATATTTTGTTTTTTGCTCCACACTGACCTCTTCGACAGCTTCGGGGATCGCACCCGCGGCAACATTCGACACAAAATAACGATCATTGACCTTGCCGATGTCCAGATCGATCAAGTCCGCATTGCCCAACATTCCGATAGCCTGCTCGGGTTCCAAAGGGATTCCGACCGCTCTTGCGAGGTCATTGACGGTGCCCATAGGAACAAACCCGAAGGATACGTTTTTTCCGGCAGCCGCCAAGCCATTGATTGTTTCGCTGACAGTGCCATCACCCCCCATGCAGAAAACGGCTTCATGTCCGAGCATCGCCGCTTCATGCGCAAACTGCTTGGCATCGTCCTGTTTCCCGGTTTCTTTGACTGTCACCTCTTCGAACATTTTGCTTAACTGCGCCTTCATCAAACCCAGATAGCCGGGAGCCTTTTCGCCCCCTGATGACGGATTTACGATCAAAGTACAACTACCCATCTCATTTCCCCGCTTTCATTTTTCCTTTAAAGCAAGTGTATCATGCAGCCCCCACATTCATAAAGCGGGACGCCCTCTTTCGGCAGTTGAGCATATCCTTGGCTTTCCGCTTACAAAATGTGTATAATTTCATAACGTTCGAAGTAAAGCACATTGATTTAGGGGGAGCAGTATGACAAAAGAATATCGTGTCTTACTCTATTATAAATATACACCGATAGAGGATGCAGAAACATTTGCGCAAGAACATCTACGATTCTGCAAAGAAATCGGCTTAAAAGGAAGAATTTTGGTCGCAGCAGAGGGGATCAACGGTACGGTTTCCGGGACCGTGGAACAAACGCAAGCGTACATCGAGCATATGAATGCAGATGCTCGCTTCAACGACATCACCTATAAAATCGATGAAACGGACGGCCATGCCTTCAAGAAGATGTTTGTCCGTCATCGCCAGGAAATCGTCTCCCTGCACTTGGGTGGAGACGACCTCGATCCTAATGAAACAACTGGCGAATACTTGTCGCCGGAAGCTTTCCGCGAAGCCATCCTCGACGAGAACACGGTCGTCATCGATGCCCGCAATGACTATGAATTCGATCTCGGGCACTTCCGTGGCGCAGTCCGCCCGGATATCGCAAACTTCCGCGAATTGCCGCAATGGATCCGCGACAACAAGGAAAAATTCATGGAAAAACGCGTTGTCACGTACTGCACCGGCGGCATCCGCTGCGAAAAATTCTCAGGCTGGCTCGTTAAGGAAGGATTTAAGGATGTCGGCCAACTGCATGGCGGCATCGCAACCTACGGGAAAGATGAAACGGTCAAAGGTGACCTTTGGGATGGGAAAATGTACGTATTCGATGAGCGCATCGGCGTCGATATCAATCGCATCGAACACGTCATGGTCGGAAAAGACTGGTTCGATGGCACGCCTTGCGAACGCTACGCGAATTGCGCCAACCCGAGCTGCAACCGCAGAATGCTGTGTTCGGAAGAGAATGAACACAAGTATATGCGCAGCTGCTCGCATGAATGCCGCGTCCACCAGCCGAACTATTATGTGCAACGCAATCATTTGACACCGTCTGACGTATCGGAGCGTTTGGCCGCCATCGGTGAGACATTTGAAAGCTCTGCTGCCACAACAGTATAGCAGCAACGGTTTCAGCAAGGATTTCATTCCTTGCTGTTTTTTTTGGTTTCTCTGACTTAGTGATTGTTCATGCTATGTAATAGTCAGGGCAAAGCTTTTTTGTTATACTGATAAGTGACCACCTGAAAAGGAAAGAGGGAATTTATGGACAATCCAGATGGAAATAAAGCAGAAAAATGGCTGAAAAAGACCGGGGAATTCTTCAGACGTCTTGGGCAATCGATAAACGGCAGCCTCCAGCGGATATTCACGAAAGAAAATGCTGCAAGAGCAAAGGAAAAAGCCTTGCTTTGGGAGCAAAAGACCCACAAGCGCATCGATCAAGGCAAAAGGTCTTGGCGAAGGATGAGACTCAAACTGGAAACAGAAACAAACATGAAGCCTCTTCTTTCAAAAGGAGCTTTCGGTTTCAATGTTTTTTTTGGTGTGGTCCGGAATATTTTTACCGGTAGCGTACTTTTGCTGGTCCTTTTGGGAATCTTTGGCGGTGGCGCAGGATTGGGTTACTTCGCGAATTTGATTTCAAAGGAGACTCCCCCTACATACGAAAGCATGGCTGAAGACATAAGCAATGTGGAACTCGTTTCCACTATGTACTATGCGAATACCGAAGCCATTTCGGAAATCCGAACCGACTTGGTCAGGACCACCGTCGGTTCGGAAAGCATTTCCCCGCTCATCAAAGAAGCGCTCATCGCAACGGAAGACGAAAATTTTTATGAGCATGATGGGATCGTACCTAAGGCCATTTTGAGGGCGCTGGTGACTGAATTGACCGGTTTCGGCAGTCAATCCGGCGGCTCCACTTTGACGCAGCAGCTCGTCAAACAACAGATACTGTCGAATGAAGTGACTTTTTCCCGCAAAGCCAATGAAATCTTGTTGGCGATGCGGCTTGAAAATTTCTTTACGAAAGATGAGATACTGACAGCCTACCTGAACGTCTCTCCCTTCGGACGAAACAGCAGCGGTTCCAATATCGCAGGCATAGAGGAAGCGGCGAACGGTATTTTCGGCATTCACGCAACGGATGTTTCGTTGGCTCAGGCGGCATTTTTGGTGGGCATTCCACAGAACCCGTATACCTATACCCCTTTCACGCAGTACGGCGAAAGAAAGGAAGATTTGACAGCAGCGTTGAACCGGAAAAACACCGTGCTTTTCCGGATGCTCAGCGAAGGATACGTCACCAAGGAAGAATATGATGCTGCCATCGCGTACGACATCACCCAAGATTTTGTCCCTGCCCATGCCAACCAAGAGGACAGGAACAGTTTCCTTTATCAAGCAGTCGAACGGGAAGCGATCCTGATACTGATGGAACAGGCTGCTGCCGGTGACGACCTCACAATGGATGATTTGACAGCAGACATCGAACTGTACAATGAATATTACGCGAATGCGGACAACACGCTGCGCTTATCCGGCTACAACGTATTCAGCACAATCGATAAAGACATCTACTACGGCATGCAGGAAGTTGCGGCCGATTACGGTCACACTCTAGGGGATACATTCGTGGATACCTATGTTGATGCAGAGGGGGTCACGCAGGAAGTGACGGAGCTTGCCCAAACAGGCAGTGTGCTGATCGAGAACCAGACCGGTAAAATCATCGGGTTCATCGGGGGCAGGGATTTTTCAGTCAATCAGGTGGACCATGTATTCAGCACCAACCGTTCCCCTGGTTCGACAATCAAGCCCTTGCTGGTCTATGCGCCGGCAATCGATCAGGATTTTATCTATCCTGCTTCCATGGTGCCTGATACAAAAATCAGCATCAAACAGCCCGATGGCACACTATGGGAGCCAACAAACTTCGGCGACACCCTATCCAATACATACATGACGGCTCGCCAAGCGCTCTACCAATCAAAAAACAACCCCACAATCAAGCTCTACGTCGCCATGAATGACAAAGGGATGAACCCTGGGCAATATCTGGAAAAAATGGGCATCACCTCGATCGATGAATCGGAATACGGCAATCCATCCTTGGCGATCGGAGCAACGAATGACGGCCCCACCGTTTTGGAACAAACCAGTGCCTTCACCACCTTCGCAACCGGAGGTGATCACGTTTCGCCCTATCTGATCGAAACGATCACGGACAAGCACGGGGATGTCGTTTATCAGCACGAAGCCGAAACAACGAAAGTATTCTCGGAACAGACCGCTTATCTGACTTTGGATATTTTGCGCGACGTCATCACCGACGGAACAGGCCGATCGATCAATAATTACCTGAATTTCAGCGCCGATTGGGCCGGAAAGACCGGGACATCGGAAGCCAACCGGGACATCTGGTTCATCGCCAGCACCCCTACTGTCACGCTCAGCTCTTGGATGGGTTATGACAATTACAAGGGCGAACATGTCTTCTATGACCCCAACAACCAAGGTCTTCCGACCGGGCGTAATCTGAATTACTGGTCGCAAATCGCCAACAAGATCTACAGCATCAACCCGGACATTCTCGGCACCAATCAGACGCATCAACAACCGGAAGGGCTTGTAGAAAAATCAGTATTGGCTGAAACCGGAACGTTGGCCGGAACCGTATCGTTTGCCAACGGATTATCCGTCTCCCTTAACGGAAGCACAAGGACCGACCTTTTCAAATCGGATTCATTGCCGAAACCGATATCTTACAACTTCTCTCCTGGTGCTACCGATAAAGATTTGGAAGAATTTTGGGATAGTTACCTGGCTGCAGCAGAAGCGAGACGCAATGCCGCAGCAGCGGCTGCTGCTGCTAACCGGAACAATGCAACAACCGATGAAGCCGAAACGGAGACCGACGAAACAACCGAGGACACTGAACCCGAATCTGACGCGGAATCCCCGTCGGATGAGGAATCCCCGACAACTGAAGAGTAAACGAAAGGCTGTCCCATTTCGGGGCAGCCTTTCGTTTACCGTCAAACCAGCTTGATGCTTGCGGAAACTCTGACATCTCCGGATGTCCCATTCCTGTGCAGAGCAGAAAAAAGCCAGGCATCATTTTCAAATGCCTGGCTTTTTTGGGCTTGAATGTCTTTCTGATGAACAGATTATTTTTTAGGTAATGTTGTTCCTCTGTTGACGATTTTGTAAGGAAGGACGATGGATTTTTCATCAATATCTTCCTTGTTCATGATTTTTGTCAGTAGACGCATCGCAACAGCACCGATATCATATAGCGGCAACATGATGGACGTCAATTTTGGACGGGCCATTTCTGTTATGCGCGAATTGTTGCTGGCAGTGATTTCAAATGCCTCAGGAACGCTGACATCAGCATTGATGATGCCGTTCAGAAGCCCGATAGCCAGTTCATCACCAGCTACATATGCTGCATCCACGCCGGCTTCAAGCAATTGATCAGCCAAAAGCTCACCATTTTGAAGAGTCGGTTCGCACTCGAAGACAAGGGCCTCATCAAATGCAATGTTTGCATTGACTAAAGCGT contains these protein-coding regions:
- a CDS encoding transglycosylase domain-containing protein; the protein is MDNPDGNKAEKWLKKTGEFFRRLGQSINGSLQRIFTKENAARAKEKALLWEQKTHKRIDQGKRSWRRMRLKLETETNMKPLLSKGAFGFNVFFGVVRNIFTGSVLLLVLLGIFGGGAGLGYFANLISKETPPTYESMAEDISNVELVSTMYYANTEAISEIRTDLVRTTVGSESISPLIKEALIATEDENFYEHDGIVPKAILRALVTELTGFGSQSGGSTLTQQLVKQQILSNEVTFSRKANEILLAMRLENFFTKDEILTAYLNVSPFGRNSSGSNIAGIEEAANGIFGIHATDVSLAQAAFLVGIPQNPYTYTPFTQYGERKEDLTAALNRKNTVLFRMLSEGYVTKEEYDAAIAYDITQDFVPAHANQEDRNSFLYQAVEREAILILMEQAAAGDDLTMDDLTADIELYNEYYANADNTLRLSGYNVFSTIDKDIYYGMQEVAADYGHTLGDTFVDTYVDAEGVTQEVTELAQTGSVLIENQTGKIIGFIGGRDFSVNQVDHVFSTNRSPGSTIKPLLVYAPAIDQDFIYPASMVPDTKISIKQPDGTLWEPTNFGDTLSNTYMTARQALYQSKNNPTIKLYVAMNDKGMNPGQYLEKMGITSIDESEYGNPSLAIGATNDGPTVLEQTSAFTTFATGGDHVSPYLIETITDKHGDVVYQHEAETTKVFSEQTAYLTLDILRDVITDGTGRSINNYLNFSADWAGKTGTSEANRDIWFIASTPTVTLSSWMGYDNYKGEHVFYDPNNQGLPTGRNLNYWSQIANKIYSINPDILGTNQTHQQPEGLVEKSVLAETGTLAGTVSFANGLSVSLNGSTRTDLFKSDSLPKPISYNFSPGATDKDLEEFWDSYLAAAEARRNAAAAAAAANRNNATTDEAETETDETTEDTEPESDAESPSDEESPTTEE
- a CDS encoding M3 family oligoendopeptidase codes for the protein MKYSLTWDLDSFFEGGSSSPALQEKIQSIQDGLKDFEQTANAWDPEHDKPEYPIFQDLLHFEELYAKALMQCNSFITGVQSADVSDLNASAIHARIIQLYSKLTIIQTTLKKKITAIKENDWALLVEMPAFSPLAFALSEWRQQGSRLLSDKEEALLATLRVDGFNGWSAHYDTLVSFVKIPFEEADGTSSELSAGQAMNRMYADPDPNVRKKIFVEWEKAWGSLAPAFADTLNHLQGFRLADFEAHQDEDFLVEPLRYNRIKRETLDTMWQAISANKQPFLSFLDRKAALMGKDKLAWYDVDAPVSLGTFQSKTFSFDEAVDYIIEHFASFGPKLADFSLDAVKNRWIEAENRSGKRPGGYCEDYPESKESRIFMTFTGSASDMSTLAHELGHAFHSHVMRDLPDLNTRYAMNVAETASTFAETIISAATVREASSDEEKISLLNTKLENATAMFLNIHARYLFEKSFYTERMNGFVTAERLSGMMEAAQKEAYQESLSDYHPLFWASKLHFFIDDVPFYNFPYTFGFLFSLGIYAQSLQQSDNFEETYISLLRDTGSMTTEDLVMKHLGADITQPDFWSQGLKIMAEDVEEFLRLTEKYI
- a CDS encoding rhodanese-related sulfurtransferase — translated: MTKEYRVLLYYKYTPIEDAETFAQEHLRFCKEIGLKGRILVAAEGINGTVSGTVEQTQAYIEHMNADARFNDITYKIDETDGHAFKKMFVRHRQEIVSLHLGGDDLDPNETTGEYLSPEAFREAILDENTVVIDARNDYEFDLGHFRGAVRPDIANFRELPQWIRDNKEKFMEKRVVTYCTGGIRCEKFSGWLVKEGFKDVGQLHGGIATYGKDETVKGDLWDGKMYVFDERIGVDINRIEHVMVGKDWFDGTPCERYANCANPSCNRRMLCSEENEHKYMRSCSHECRVHQPNYYVQRNHLTPSDVSERLAAIGETFESSAATTV
- a CDS encoding diacylglycerol kinase family lipid kinase; its protein translation is MGSCTLIVNPSSGGEKAPGYLGLMKAQLSKMFEEVTVKETGKQDDAKQFAHEAAMLGHEAVFCMGGDGTVSETINGLAAAGKNVSFGFVPMGTVNDLARAVGIPLEPEQAIGMLGNADLIDLDIGKVNDRYFVSNVAAGAIPEAVEEVSVEQKTKYGPLAYFIEGGKALASQELHRFRFTVDGEAFTQGSPLILIALTNSIASFESFMPQAKVDDGKMRMVVFKEFNLLDSLKLLPQLIRGEIKTSDTVIYKSFKHATIAVADGEKLITNVDGDKGPAFPLEIEILPSFIKVYAPAAS
- a CDS encoding VanZ family protein, which codes for MQREQKSNSYLVGAVLIMGYLYYRATFEINFYALPNIIANLLQAQPLSGLFATFTFRYGEQVISMESLGYFGFLGFFGSKIWLFLSYFILAYLWYGGLSGKMRDAVTPIGVALLLSVSYAAADEFHQSLVSPAFAMKEDVILASAGAILAIIAGWFFLTVRKGRK